The window AATTAAAAGATTCAGTTGAGTGTTCGATTGGTATGAAAGGGTGTGGGAGTGTGGATCACAGCTAACTTCTTGCCTTCATGACAAAGAAGATTAAATGTTGCATTTGTATCAAAAACACTGCCTGTCAAGAATTTAGGCTGTAAGTGTATTTGAAATCCACAACCTGTCTGGCTTTAAAGGGTCTTTTTTAAGCTGAGGAACAGTGGCTCGCAACAATGAAGAGAGAAAATTAGTGTTTTGGAGGAAGAGACGAGGCTGGAAGCGTAAGGCACGTAATTTaaaaagagaggagggggaggctgggGCAAGAGAAACGACTTTAGAAGTTTTTAATGAGCCCTGGCGTTACTCCAGGGCACAGGGTGAAGtcggaggagaggggagggagcgaAGGAAGGGATGAGGATGGGAGGCAGGGCGCGATGGAGGGAGCAACAGGGCTGCTGACTCCCAGCAGATGTCACACTGACAcccggtgccccccccccccccccacacacacacacacacacacacgagcacctCCTCTGTCCTGTGACACCCTTTAACCTTTCCcctgcctctccctccctgcttttCATGCTGCGTTAACGTTGCCGCTGTGCGTGTCACTCCACATCTCTGCTCAGCTGCGACGTCAAAGTCGATAATTAGCTTCAATTTATTAGGCCTAAGTTGAGGGTGAGAAAGAGAAGTTGCACTTTTCAAGTGGTAGGATGTGAAGTGGTTGATAAAACGGGCCTTAGAGATACAGTTACTACAGAGTCTGTGACACTGCTGCAGTGGCAGCGTTGGCATGAAGTCATGAACTCTGTGGATCTTTGTGATGGGGCTTCGTTTGGTTCAGATTAGTCTGTTACATGCAGTTTACCTGACTTACCACAGAAAACCAGCCTtaacagctgaaaacaaaaaaagatgaaCCCACAGAGGGACCTGGATGCCTCATGTTTAACGTGAGGCGTGCAGTGGTTCTGCCTGCTGTTCtctctgctgtgactgagaCACACTGAAGGTGAAGGCACTTTCCTGGTGGAGGCTTGTTCCAGCGTTCTCCACGTTGGCGTCTCTGCTGTAGAACACGCAGCATCCGGCACTTTGCAGATGCATCAGTTTGCAGACGCTGATATTaaccctctcctccttcctccagacTCCGTACCACGTGAACCTGTTGCTGGCGGGCTACGATGACACAGACGGCCCGGGTCTCTTCTACATGGACTACCTGTCCTCCTTGGCCAAGGCGCCCTTCGCTGCTCACGGCTACGGAGCTTTCCTCACTCTTTCCATTCTTGACCGCTACTACAGACCAGGTCAGTGCAGAGAACTGCCCGTGGTCTATTGTTCCTGTGAGACCGACAGAGTTGACAGCAGAAGTCAAATAGGTTTAGCGTGACTCTTATGGTGTGACATGTTTGTTTCAAACCCTGGTTAATAAACACATGGTAAAGCTGTCCATCTGTTTTTGTCCTAATGCATTCATGTGCACGTGTTCTGTTCCAGATCTGACTCGAGACGAGGCCGTAGATCTGCTGAAGAAGTGCATTGAGGAGGTGAGCTTTGTCTTTCTCGCTTCGTGTGATACTCTGTCGCTCAGCTTTGCAGACAGATACCTCGCCCTGCAGGTGGCTTCCATTTGCTGCTGTAAGGACAGCGAAGCCGGTGTTCTTGTTTTAATCGGCTTACTGCAGCATCGGCCAGTGCACCCAAAACCACTGTACGTGATTTTCTGTTTCCCGTCTCTCTCCCGTCCTCCAGCTGAACAAACGCTTCATCCTGAACCTCCACTCCTTCAACGTTCGCTTGATTGACAAGGAGGGCATCCGTGACCTGGAGAAGATCACCCTTGGCGGCAAGTGACTGCTCACTGCTTAACTACTGACCCTCGCGCCCtggtttctctctttctttttttttttttttttttgtaccatTGACCTTCTTGCTCTTTCTGTTCCAATAAAAAGTGACACACAGTTGAGATACAAGCTCTTTGTCCCTGTGGTGCTTTCTCATTGCTCTCTAGTCTACTCATCTGCACGTAGAAAGAGAACAGCCTCCTGGCTGTGTACTTTGCACTTGTACTCCGAGTGAGTGTGCGTGAGACTAATGTACACTTGCTCATGCTTGTACACGTGTAATGAAACATTTCACATATGGTGTAAACTGAAAAAAGGAAAGGCTCTTTGCTCTTGAGTTCTCATGCTCCTAGACGAGCAAAGTACATCTAAATGTTTGTGGGATTTTAGCATAAAGTGCTAAAGTGATCACTAATAATTCAATTATTATAGTGACGCATAAAAATATCCTTTTTTTTCAAAGCTACAAACAATTTGTGTTACTAAGTGAACATAGATGGTATAAGTAAGAGCTAAaatcatataaaaatataaaaaatgtaaaaatatgtaATGTATCTGTGCAGTTAACAAAAAAGCCCTGAAATAGGTTTGATCTGAACTCAAGCTCTAGAAGTCATAATTCTAGTCTACACAAGTAATAATTAAGGTAACGAGACCAttttctaaatgtttaatgaaatAGTTTTACATGTGTTTAATTCAGTTTACATATTTTAGTTCAGTAAAGATCTCTTGAAGTGAAAGCTTCTAAATAATAAGCAGCTCCTGAGAAAATGCAAAGTTCCTCCTGTTACCGTGAATGTCTCGTACACAGCTGTAAATGAAAACCAGGCCaatctgcttgtgtgtgagagaaacagcgagtctgcgtgtgtgtggctctcTCCACCACAGACAGGTGattaataaacattaaacaatCCCTCCTCTcagtcgctcgctcgctcgctcgctctctctctctccagcacaCCGGAATCTGACGGGAAGAGCAGCATATGTTTGCCTGGAGGcacagggagagatggagaacgGTCCCGCTG is drawn from Betta splendens chromosome 11, fBetSpl5.4, whole genome shotgun sequence and contains these coding sequences:
- the psmb2 gene encoding proteasome subunit beta type-2 — translated: MEYLIGIQGPDYVLVAADNVAASSIIQMKHDYDKMFKLSEKILLLCVGEAGDTVQFAEYIQKNVQLYKMRNGYELSPAAAANFTRKNLADYLRSRTPYHVNLLLAGYDDTDGPGLFYMDYLSSLAKAPFAAHGYGAFLTLSILDRYYRPDLTRDEAVDLLKKCIEELNKRFILNLHSFNVRLIDKEGIRDLEKITLGGK